One Brassica napus cultivar Da-Ae chromosome C2, Da-Ae, whole genome shotgun sequence DNA window includes the following coding sequences:
- the LOC106381452 gene encoding pyrophosphate-energized membrane proton pump 2, translating to MMMDEDVEQASLLSFNDRPRAFPNMRSKTYSPLIFRILRRLNVRVLSIILLICFGVIFFMGASTSPIILFVFTVCIISFLLSLYLTKWVLAKDEGPPEMVQISDAIRDGAEGFFRTQYSTISKMAILLAFVILCIYLFRSLTPQQEAAGLGRAMSAYITVAAFLLGALCSGIAGYVGMWVSVRANVRVSSAARRSAREALQIAVRAGGFSALVVVGMAVIGIAILYSTFYVLLGVDDSPGSMSVNDLPLLLVGYGFGASFVALFAQLGGGIYTKGADVGADLVGKVEQGIPEDDPRNPAVIADLVGDNVGDCAARGADLFESIAAEIISAMILGGTMAKKCKIEDPSGFILFPLVVHSFDLVISSIGILSIKGTRNASVKSPVEDPMAVLQKGYSLTIILAVLTFGASTRWLLYTEQAPSAWFSFALCGLVGIITAYAFVWISKYYTDYKHEPVRTLALASSTGHGTNIIAGVSLGLESTALPVLVISVAIISAYWLGNTSGLVDENGIPTGGLFGTAVATMGMLSTAAYVLTMDMFGPIADNAGGIVEMSQQPESVREITDLLDAVGNTTKAATKGFAIGSAALASFLLFSAYMDEVSAFASVSFKEVDIAIPEVFVGGLLGSMLIFLFSAWACAAVGRTAQEVVNEVRRQFIERPGIMEYKEKPDYSRCVAIVASAALREMIKPGALAIASPIVVGLVFRILGYYTGQPLLGAKVVASMLMFATVCGILMALFLNTAGGAWDNAKKYIETGALGGKGSEAHKAAVTGDTVGDPFKDTAGPSIHVLIKMLATITLVMAPVFL from the exons ATGATGATGGATGAAGATGTTGAGCAGGCCAGTTTGTTGTCTTTCAATGACAGGCCTAGGGCTTTTCCCAACATGCGTAGTAAAACCTACAGTCCACTG ATATTCCGGATTCTTAGGAGATTGAATGTTCGTGTTCTTTCTATAATTCTGCTAATCTGCTTTGGAGTGATCTTTTTCATGGGAGCTAGTACTTCTCCTATCATCTTGTTCGTCTTCACTGTATGCATCATCAGCTTCCTTCTGTCACTATATCTAACCAAGTGGGTTTTAGCGAAAGATGAAGGACCTCCAGAGATGGTTCAG ATATCAGATGCTATACGTGATGGAGCTGAAGGGTTTTTCAGAACGCAGTATAGCACTATATCCAAGATGGCTATTTTGCTTGCTTTTGTGATTCTTTGCATATATCTGTTCCGTAGCTTGACTCCCCAGCAAGAGGCTGCTGGTTTAGGAAG GGCGATGTCTGCTTATATTACTGTTGCCGCATTTCTCTTGGGAGCGCTATGCTCAGGTATTGCTGGATATGTTGGAATGTGGGTGTCAGTTCGTGCTAATGTGCGGGTCTCCAGTGCTGCTAGACGATCTGCGAGAGAAGCGTTGCAG ATAGCCGTTCGTGCTGGTGGGTTTTCAGCCTTGGTTGTTGTTGGTATGGCTGTGATTGGTATCGCCATCCTTTACTCTACGTTTTATGTTTTGTTGGGAGTGGATGATTCTCCAGGTTCAATGAGTGTTAATGACC TGCCTCTTCTTCTCGTGGGATATGGTTTTGGTGCTTCGTTTGTCGCCTTATTCGCTCAGTTGGGTGGTGGAATATACACTAAGGGAGCTGATGTTGGGGCAGATCTCGTCGGAAAAGTTGAGCAGGGTATTCCTGAGGATGATCCTCGGAATCCTGCTGTTATTGCTGATTTG GTTGGAGACAATGTGGGGGACTGTGCTGCCAGAGGTGCTGATTTATTTGAAAGTATAGCTGCAGAAATTATCAGCGCTATGATACTAGGTGGAACAATGGCTAAGAAGTGCAAAATTGAAG ATCCATCAGGCTTTATCCTATTTCCTCTAGTTGTTCATTCTTTTGACTTGGTAATATCATCAATTGGTATATTATCAATCAAGGGAACACGTAATGCTAGCGTCAAATCTCCGGTAGAGGATCCAATGGCTGTACTTCAGAAAGGATATTCTCTGACGATTATATTAGCGGTTTTGACTTTTGGCGCG TCCACTCGCTGGTTGCTTTACACCGAACAAGCTCCATCTGCATGGTTCAGTTTCGCTCTATGTGGGTTGGTTGGCATCATCACAGCCTATGCATTTGTCTGGATATCCAAATATTACACAGACTATAAGCATGAGCCTGTTAGGACGCTGGCTCTTGCTAGCTCGACTGGCCACGGAACCAATATAATTGCTGGGGTCAGCTTGGGTCTGGAATCGACAGCTCTTCCCGTCTTGGTTATAAGTGTTGCTATAATATCTGCTTATTGGCTGGGCAATACCTCGGGACTAGTTGATGAAAACGGAATCCCCACTGGAGGGCTATTCGGAACAGCTGTTGCTACTATGGGAATGCTAAGCACTGCAGCTTATGTTCTTACTATGGACATGTTTGGCCCCATAGCTGATAACGCTGGTGGAATCGTCGAGATGAGCCAGCAG CCAGAGAGTGTCCGTGAGATCACTGATCTTCTTGATGCTGTTGGGAACACAACAAAAGCAGCAACAAAAGGTTTTGCCATTGGGTCTGCTGCACTTGCGTCGTTCCTTCTTTTTAGTGCGTATATGGACGAGGTTTCAGCGTTTGCTAGTGTGTCTTTCAAAGAG GTTGATATTGCTATCCCAGAAGTCTTCGTAGGTGGACTATTAGGTTCCATGCTTATATTCCTCTTTAGTGCTTGGGCATGCGCAGCAGTTGGACGAACTGCACAAGAGGTTGTTAACGAAGTAAGAAGACAATTTATAGAGAGGCCTGGCATAATG GAGTACAAGGAGAAGCCAGATTATAGCCGCTGTGTTGCCATCGTAGCATCTGCAGCTTTGAGGGAAATGATAAAACCAGGAGCGTTGGCTATAGCATCACCCATTGTAGTTG gttTGGTGTTCCGGATCTTGGGATACTACACGGGACAACCTCTGCTTGGAGCTAAAGTTGTAGCGTCTATGCTCATGTTTGCAACTGTTTGTGGTATCTTAATGGCACTATTCCTAAACACAGCgggtggtgcttgggacaatgcAAAGAAATACATAGAGACAGGTGCACTCGGTGGCAAAGGAAGTGAAGCTCACAAAGCAGCGGTGACTGGTGATAC TGTGGGAGATCCGTTCAAGGACACGGCTGGTCCCTCCATTCATGTGCTCATCAAGATGCTTGCGACTATAACTCTTGTCATGGCACCGGTTTTCCTGTAA
- the LOC106381450 gene encoding V-type proton ATPase catalytic subunit A-like, with protein MPPFYAGKLTTFEDDEKESEYGYVRKVSGPVVVADGMAGAAMYELVRVGHDNLIGEIIRLEGDSATIQVYEETAGLTVNDPVLRTHKPLSVELGPGILGNIFDGIQRPLKTIAKRSGDVYIPRGVSVPALDKDCPWEFQPNDFVEGDTITGGDLYATVFENTLMTHRVALPPDAMGKITYIAPAGQYSLKDTVLELEFQGVKKSYTMLQSWPVRTPRPVASKLAADTPLLTGQRVLDALFPSVLGGTCAIPGAFGCGKTVISQALSKYSNSDAVVYVGCGERGNEMAEVLMDFPQLTMTLPDGREESVMKRTTLVANTSNMPVAAREASIYTGITIAEYFRDMGYNVSMMADSTSRWAEALREISGRLAEMPADSGYPAYLAARLASFYERAGKVKCLGGPERDGSVTIVGAVSPPGGDFSDPVTSATLSIVQVFWGLDKKLAQRKHFPSVNWLISYSKYSTALESFYEKFDPDFINIRTKAREVLQREDDLNEIVQLVGKDALAEGDKITLETAKLLREDYLAQNAFTPYDKFCPFYKSVWMMRNIIHFYNLANQAVERAAGMDGQKITYTLIKHRLGDLFYRLVSQKFEDPAEGEAALVAKFKKLYEDLTAGFRALEDETR; from the exons ATGCCGCCGTTTTACGCAGGAAAGCTCACTACCTTCGAGGATGATGAGAAGGAGAGCGAGTATGGTTACGTTCGCAAG GTTTCAGGTCCCGTCGTTGTTGCTGATGGTATGGCTGGTGCTGCTATGTATGAGTTGGTGCGTGTTGGGCATGATAATTTGATTGGAGAGATCATTCGTCTTGAAGGAGATTCCGCCACCATTCAAG TTTACGAGGAAACAGCTGGACTGACTGTTAATGATCCTGTTCTTCGAACGCACAAG CCTCTTTCTGTGGAGCTTGGACCAGGAATATTGGGAAATATCTTCGATGGAATTCAG AGGCCTTTGAAGACTATTGCCAAGAGATCTGGTGATGTGTACATCCCTCGTGGTGTGTCTGTTCCAGCTCTTGACAAAGATTGTCCTTGGGAATTCCAGCCGAATGATTTTG TCGAGGGAGACACAATAACTGGTGGTGACTTGTATGCT ACCGTCTTCGAGAACACCCTGATGACACACCGTGTTGCCCTTCCTCCTGATGCCATGGGGAAGATCACTTACATTGCTCCAGCTGGTCAATATTCCCTTAAG GATACAGTGCTAGAGCTTGAATTTCAGGGGGTTAAGAAATCGTACACCATGCTTCAG AGCTGGCCTGTACGTACGCCTAGGCCAGTTGCATCCAAACTTGCTGCCGATACTCCTCTACTTACGGGGCAG CGTGTGCTTGATGCCCTTTTCCCCTCCGTTCTTGGTGGAACCTGTGCCATTCCTGGTGCTTTTGGCTGTGGTAAAACTGTTATCAGTCAGGCACTTTCCAAG TACTCCAACTCCGATGCTGTTGTTTACGTTGGTTGTGGAGAGAGAGGAAATGAAATGGCTGAG GTGCTTATGGACTTCCCACAATTGACAATGACGTTGCCTGATGGTCGTGAGGAATCTGTCATGAAACGTACTACACTGGTTGCCAACACCTCTAACATGCCTGTGGCTGCTCGTGAAGCCTCGATTTACACAG GAATCACTATCGCTGAATATTTCAGAGATATGGGCTACAATGTTAGTATGATGGCAGACTCAACTTCCCGTTGGGCAGAAGCATTGAGAGAAATTTCAGGACGTCTG GCTGAAATGCCTGCCGACAGTGGATATCCTGCCTATCTAGCAGCACGTTTGGCATCCTTCTATGAACGTGCTGGTAAAGTGAAATGTCTCGGTGGACCAGAACGTGATGGAAGTGTCACAATTGTTGGTGCTGTTTCACCTCCTGGTGGAGACTTTTCAGACCCTGTGACTTCTGCAACCCTTAGTATTGTGCAG GTCTTCTGGGGTTTGGATAAAAAGCTTGCCCAGAGAAAGCATTTTCCTTCTGTTAATTGGCTGATTTCCTACTCAAAGTATTCCACG GCATTGGAATCTTTCTATGAGAAGTTCGATCCAGATTTCATCAACATCAGGACAAAGGCCAGAGAGGTGTTGCAGAGGGAAGATGATCTTAATGAAATTGTCCAG CTTGTGGGAAAAGATGCGCTAGCGGAAGGTGACAAAATCACCTTGGAAACAGCTAAGTTATTGAGGGAAGACTACCTTGCTCAAAACGCTTTCACACC ATATGACAAGTTCTGCCCTTTCTACAAGTCTGTGTGGATGATGCGTAACATTATCCATTTCTACAACCTAGCCAATCAG GCGGTTGAAAGAGCAGCTGGAATGGATGGTCAAAAGATTACTTACACTCTCATCAAGCATCGTTTGGGAGATCTTTTCTACCGTTTAGT GTCTCAGAAGTTCGAAGATCCAGCAGAAGGGGAGGCTGCGCTTGTGGCTAAATTCAAGAAATTGTACGAGGATCTCACTGCTGGATTCCGTGCCTTGGAGGATGAAACTCGGTAA